The Planctomonas sp. JC2975 DNA window GTGTTTCGGCGGCCATAGCGAGAGGGAAACGCCCGGTCACATTCCGAACCCGGAAGCTAAGACTCTCAGCGCCGATGGTACTGCAAGGGGGACCTTGTGGGAGAGTAGGACACCGCCGGACTTCTTTGTAAGAGGGCCGCCCAGAAATGGGCGGCCCTTCTTGCGTTAACGGGCCGCATTCCGGGCCCGTCCGCCCCGAGTGAGGCGTTTCCGCGGGAGACGGGCTTTAGCCGCGGCGGCGCGTTTCGGTGGGACAGTTCGCGCCGGAACCCGCGGCATCCGTGAGCGTCTGGGGCTTCGCATCCGCATCCTCTGGGGTGTCGCCGACGGGCCCGCGACGACGCTGGCTCGAGGCACGCACCACCAGCGTGACGGGAATGGGCGGCGGGGACGGCGACGTGTCGTCGCCGTCGAGCCGGTCGAGCACGCGACGGAGCGCGAGCTGCCCGAGAGCGGCGAAGTCCTGAGTGACGGTCGACAGGGGCGGGGTGTAGAACACCGACTCGGGTACGTTGTCGAAACCGACGACGCCGACGTCATCCGGCACGCGGAATCCGCGTCGTGCGAGTGCAGACATGATGCCGAGTGCGATCTGGTCGTTTGCGGCGAAGACCGCCGTCTTGCCGGCGATGACGGTGAGTTCGAGGCCTATCCGGTGGCCCTCTGCTGCCGACCAGTCCGCGTGGTAGAGCGCTCCGCGTGGAATGCCGGCATCCGCGAGTTCGTCCGCCCAGCCGCGTTGACGCTCACGGGCGTCAGGGTGGTCGGGAGGCCCCGCGACGTGGATGACGTCGAGGTAGCCGGAGTCGATGAGGTGCTGAACGGCCGCTCTCGCTCCGCCGTATTGATCGATCGCCACGACGTCGCCACTGCGCCCGGGCGCCGCGATCGAGATCAGCGGAACGCCGACGTCTAATCCGCGCAGGGACTCGAGGGTCGTGACGTCGAGCTGCACGAGCACGACGGCCTCGACATTCTGCCGCAGCAGCGACTCGATCGCGCTGCGCGCCTCGCTGGCGCTGTCGCCCGGCACGCTCACCGTGAACACGCTGTACCTGGCGGCGTGCGCCGCCTCGTTGAAGTAGCGCTGGATGCTGGCCGGCCCATAATCCGCGGATCCCGGCGCGATCAGTCCGATCGTCCGCGTGCGTCTGGTGACCAGGGCGCGCGCAGCGGCGGATGGCTCGTATCGCAGCTGTTTGATCGCCTTGCGGACGCGCTCGCGGGTCTGGTCGCGCACATCCGGAGAGTCGTTGATGACCCGGGACACCGTCTGATGCGACACCCCGGCAAGGCGCGCGACATCGAAGATGGTCGCCGCACGGTTCCCCTCAGTCCGCGCCATTCGCCTCGTCTCCATCCGCGATGAGCGTGAGCAGGAGCTCGCGGTCGAGCTCATCGTCATTCGCCACGATGCCCAGGATCGATCGGTCGCGCATGATCACGATCCGGTCGGACAGCCGCAGAACTTCGTCGGGTTCGGCGGAGATGTACACGACGCCGACTCCGTTGGCTGCCATGGACGCCACGAGGCGCTGAACCTCAACCTTAGCGCCGACGTCGATGCCCCTCGTCGGCTCGTCCAGCACCAGAACACGTGGCGCGATCGCAAGCCAGCGGGCGAGCAGCACCTTCTGCTGATTGCCACTGGACAGGGATGCCGCCGGCTGGCCGGGGTCGCACGGCCAGACATTCAGTGCCTCGAGGTAGCTCATCGCGAGTTCGTCCTGCCGCGCGCGCGGCATCCGCAGGAACCAGCCCCGCTGCGCCTGGATCGCGAGCGTGATGTTCTCCCGCACGCTGAGCTGACCGATGAGGCCCTCGGAGATGCGGTTCTCGGATGCGTAGACGACGCGAGCGCCCAGAGCTGTGCGCGGCGACCGGTACGTCGTGGTCGACGTGCCGCCGACGAGCTGTCCGCCGGCGATCGGATCGATGCCCGTGATGGCCCTGGCCAGTTCCGTTCGGCCGGATCCGAGGAGCCCTGCGACGCCGACGATCTCGCCCTCGCTCACCTCGAGGTCGACGGGAGCGCGCAGAGCGCTCGTCCGCACCCCCTCTGCCTGCAGGATGGGCGCCGGGCTGGCGATGGCCTCGGCCGCGCGTTGCTCGATGATCTCGTCGAGCTCTCGCGGATCGCGGCCGAGCATGCGCTGCACCAGATCGCGGCGCAGGATGTCGGCCGTTGGGAACTCGCCGACCAGGATGCCGCCACGCAGCACGGTCAGCCGGTCAGCGATCTCGTACACCTGCTCGAGGATGTGCGACACGAACAGGACGGCGACGTCCTCGTCGCGCAGCGACCGGATCACGTCGAGCACGTGCTCCGTCTCGGCCTCGTCGAGGCTCGCGGTGGGCTCGTCCAGCACCAGCACCCGCGGATTGGACCGGATCGCCCGGGCCATCGCCACCAGCTGCCGGATGGCGGGCGGATGCCCGCCGAGCGGCGACCGCGGATCCACCACGGCGCCGAGCCGGTCGAGCAGCTCCGACGCGCGACGGATCATCGCCCGGCCGTCGATGCCGAACCGGCCGTGCGGCTCGTCGCCCAGCATCACGTTCTCGGCGACGGACAAGTTCGGCAGCAGCCCGGTCTCCTGGTGGACGACGCCGATTCCGGTGGCGAGCGCGTCGCGTGGGGAGGTGATGCGCACCTCAGCGCCGTT harbors:
- a CDS encoding LacI family DNA-binding transcriptional regulator, giving the protein MARTEGNRAATIFDVARLAGVSHQTVSRVINDSPDVRDQTRERVRKAIKQLRYEPSAAARALVTRRTRTIGLIAPGSADYGPASIQRYFNEAAHAARYSVFTVSVPGDSASEARSAIESLLRQNVEAVVLVQLDVTTLESLRGLDVGVPLISIAAPGRSGDVVAIDQYGGARAAVQHLIDSGYLDVIHVAGPPDHPDARERQRGWADELADAGIPRGALYHADWSAAEGHRIGLELTVIAGKTAVFAANDQIALGIMSALARRGFRVPDDVGVVGFDNVPESVFYTPPLSTVTQDFAALGQLALRRVLDRLDGDDTSPSPPPIPVTLVVRASSQRRRGPVGDTPEDADAKPQTLTDAAGSGANCPTETRRRG
- a CDS encoding sugar ABC transporter ATP-binding protein gives rise to the protein MNSDDPFIRMRGITVRYPGHLALDDVDLDLHRGEVHSLMGENGAGKSTLIKVLTGAIRPARGQILCNGAEVRITSPRDALATGIGVVHQETGLLPNLSVAENVMLGDEPHGRFGIDGRAMIRRASELLDRLGAVVDPRSPLGGHPPAIRQLVAMARAIRSNPRVLVLDEPTASLDEAETEHVLDVIRSLRDEDVAVLFVSHILEQVYEIADRLTVLRGGILVGEFPTADILRRDLVQRMLGRDPRELDEIIEQRAAEAIASPAPILQAEGVRTSALRAPVDLEVSEGEIVGVAGLLGSGRTELARAITGIDPIAGGQLVGGTSTTTYRSPRTALGARVVYASENRISEGLIGQLSVRENITLAIQAQRGWFLRMPRARQDELAMSYLEALNVWPCDPGQPAASLSSGNQQKVLLARWLAIAPRVLVLDEPTRGIDVGAKVEVQRLVASMAANGVGVVYISAEPDEVLRLSDRIVIMRDRSILGIVANDDELDRELLLTLIADGDEANGAD